GCATCTATTAAAACTAATTCATACTCCATACCGCTTTTAACTAGAGCCTTCTTACCTGGAAGAGCAAAATCCGGATGTTTTATTAGAGTGTCTTCAACAAAACGAATTGTTTTAAATGCACTGCTTTCGCTAACCCCATAATTCTTAGCTATATGAAAATAGGTACGGTATTCCCTTAAATATTCAAGTGTCATTAATAGGCTGTCTTCCATACTAAGACTAGCTCTTCTGCCACCTTGGTACCTCCTATTTATTTGTTTCTCTGTCTTTAAAATCCCTACCATCTTTTCGAATGTACTATTTCTTACCCCAGTTAATCTTCTAAAATGCTCTTCCGATAAAATGCTTAAATTTTTATATCTCATATAGTTCTAAATTAAGTAAATTCGACTTTATAGCATATTTAGTCCAGTTTCGAAAGAGGTCTAATGTTTAACAACCATAGGCGTCAAGTTAAGGAAATAAAGTAAAACCCGTTATTGCGAGGAGCTTTAGAGCATGTCTTCAAACAAGTAGCTACAACTGGATTGCTTCACTAATGGTTTCAGCTCACTCAGACTGGTTATATTACTTTATTTCCTTAACTTGATGCCTAATACCGATTGCAATAATTAACACGGTGTATTTATCCAGTCTCTATACATAATTGATTTTACTAAATCTACATTCTGAGCAAGTTGATTCCAAGCGTAACAAGCCATAGTGACAATATCTTCATATGCACCGTAACATTGGTTAGACAAGAAATGATTTTTGATCCACTCCCAAACTTGTTCCATTGCATTAAGTTCTGGTGCATAAGGCGGAAGCGGTATCAAAGTGATATTGCTTGGAACAGTTAGTTTTTTGGCTGTGTGCCAACCTGCATTATCCATTAGTAAAGCTATATGTCGGTTGCTTTGAGTAGTGAGAGAAAGGTCTTCTAAGAATTTATTCATTGCCCGTGTGTTGGCATATGGTAAAATTAATGCAAAAGATTCTCCCGTATCATGGCAAGCAGCTCCGTAAATGTATGTTGAAATGAATTGCTGTTGCCGAACTTTACGGGGTCTAGTGCCGCGTTTAGCCCATATACGAGTTAAGCTACCTTGTTGCCCAACTCGAGTTTCATCCTGAGACCATATATCAACGTTACATCTATCGATATTTTTTGGTAATAATTCTGTTAACATGTCTGGGAAGTTTTTTTATATGTATTTTGAGTCTCTTGATTTGACTTTGGATGCATTGAACGAGAAGTAATCCAGCTAAAACCAAGGCGATGCATAGTATTGTAGACTGTTTTTAAAGCGCATTTAGCGCCATATTCCTCAAGCAACATGTTATGTAGCTCCTTTGCGGTTATATACCCGCCAGTTTCACTTTCACTGAGCATATTGATTTTATCAAAAAGAGCAGATTCTTGTAGAGTGTTAATCTTCCTAGGAGCGCCGCTTCTTTGTGATTCAAATAAACCTTCAAAACCATGATTTCTAAATCTTCTGAGCCATGATTGCACGGTTTTCCAGTGCAACTTCACTATTGCAGATATGGCTTTAAAAGATTTGCCTAATTGAAGGTGATACATCGCCAATAAACGTATGCGATTCCGACCATGCGGCTCATGTTTCATCATTTTTATAAAATCATGATCATGAAAACCTAGCGGCAATATTAACTTAGCTATTTGAGTACCTTTTATCCGTTAAAAATCCATTTTAGGCCACCGCGTTAATTATTGCAATTGGTATAAGTTTCCGCGAACACTATCATGTAATAACTTACCTTATAATTAAATTTTATGAAATATAAAATATTGTCGCATGTCGAGTCTTTTTCGTTGTTATTAGCTACTTTAGAGTCTACTGCTGATGGTATATTGGTTGTAGACAATACCGGTAAAATTCTTGGCTATAATAAACGTTTTATAGATTTATGGCATATTCCTCCTGAAATTGAGCAACAAGAAAATGACGAGCCGGCTTTGAACTATGTGCTTAGCCAGCTTGTAGATCCTGTATCATTCGTAGAGAAGGTAAAAGAGCTATATCAAGATCTTACACAAGAAAGTTTTGATACTTTGTTATTTAAAGATGGTAGAATATTTGAACGCTACTCTATTCCACAGCAAATAGAAGGCAAGATTGTAGGTAGAGTGTGGAGCTTTCGTGATGTTACCGAAAAAGTTAAAGCCATAAGGCAATTAGAGCAATATAAAGAAAATCTCGAACATTTGGTTAATGAGCGCACACAAGAACTAGTGACAGCGTTAGATACTTTGAAACAAAATCAGTTGCAACTAATTCAATCTGAGAAAATGGCATCTTTAGGTCAGCTTATTACAGGAATTGCGCATGAGGTTAATACTCCGCTAGGAGCAATTATTGCTGGTATTGGAGAGATAGAAAAATATTGCAGTAGTTCTACGCAAGTTGATGTTGAGTTCCTAAACTTAGCTGAATCACAAAAAACTATTTACCGTGACTTATGCACGCAAATTTTATCATTTAATTATGTTGGTCAGTCTACTAAAGAGCGCCGCAGTGCTGCTAAACTAATTAGTGAAAAACTGGTTGCTAATGGTCTAGATCTGTCATCTACCTTAAGCAAAGATCTAGCAAGCATGGGTTTTACTGATCAGAATATGGATGGAGTGCTGTCACTCTTGAAGAATCCAAATGGTAATTATGTTATTGAGCTTTTGAAACAGTTTGGCATAAATTACTTGCATATTAAGAATATAAAAGTAGCTGGTAGTCGAATTTCTTCACTAGTCACTGCCCTACGCTCTTATTCTAGAGCAGATGCTGGAACGATCACCGAAACAGATATATGTAGTGATATAGATACTACCATTACTATCCTGCATAACAAATTAAAATATGGCATTAATGTTATTACTAATTATCAGCCACTGCCTAAATTTCTATGTAGAGCTGAACAATTAATTCAAGTTTGGACGAATATATTAAATAATGCTATTTATTCGATGAAAGGTAATGGTCAAATCATTATCACCACCTCGCTACAAGAAAATAACATTATTGTCGAATTTGAGGATGATGGCCCTGGTATCTCGCCTGAACTTATCTCAAGAATTTTCGAACCATATTTTACTACTAAGCCTAGAGGCGAAGGAATCGGTATAGGACTAACGATCTGTCAGAAAATTATTAAGACTCATAACGGCCAAATCACATTTACTAGTAGACCAGGCTCTACATGTTTTAAAATAATATTACCAGTTATAGCGTCGGTTACCACATAACTGACTCTAGCTATACACAACCAGACGAAACAGGATTTTGCAATGCAAGCTGATTATAAAAAATCTCAAAAAAAAGCCTATATTATCTGTGTAGATGATGAAAAGTTTGTTTTAGATAGTTTATTATCGCAGTTACAGAATAAATTTAAAGATAGTTATGAATATGAAATAGCTGAAAGCGGAGAAGAAGCATTAGAAATTATTAAAGACATTTATGAGGAAGGAAATATAGTAGCACTAATTATTACTGACCAATTAATGCCAAGAATGACTGGTGACGAGGTATTAATTAAAATTCATTCATTATATCCAAAACCAATAAAATTACTACTTACAGGACAAGCTACATTGGAATCGGCAATAAATGCTATTAACAATGCTAATCTATTCAGCTACTTACGCAAGCCTTGGGATGAAGAAGGTTTATTATTAGCTGTAGAAAAAGGGTTAACACAACATAGACTATTAGAAAATTTAGAGAATCAAGTAGCAACTTTTCGTAAATTTGTCCCTCGTCAATTTTTGGAAATGTTGTTAATTAAAGAATTTGACAATATTGAGCCTGAAATAGTGAAAAATCTTGAGCTCTCTATATTATTTTGTGATATTATTGGCTATTCGACATTATCAGAACTGTTAACTCCTGAGCAGATATTTAACCTTCTGAATCGTTATTTCAATAAGATTAACCCTATTATTGAGCACAATCAAGGATTTATAGATAAATTTCTTGGTGATGGCATAATAGCTTTATTTAAAGAACTACCTCAATATGCAGTGCAAGCAGGTATTGAAATACTTAAAATATTGGATGAATTTAATGAAGTTATAATTAAAGAGGGGTTGCAGCCAATAGTGGTAGGAATTGGGATCAATACTGGTCAAGTAGTATTGGGCACTTTAGGAACAAAAGATCGAATTGACGATACTGCGATAGGCGATGCGGTTAACGTAGCATCGCGCATTGAATCACTAAACCGTATTTATAATACTAAATTATTAATTACTGGTGATGTGCTTAGTAAATTACCAAGTACTGAGCAATTTAAAATACGTTTTATTGATAAAGTTAAAGTCATAGGTAAATCTAAAATCACTGAATTATACGAGGTCTTTGATGCAGATAGCTTAGATCAACAGTCATATAAGCTATCTATTCAGGTTCATATGGAAAAAGCTTGTCAATTATATCAAAGCAAAGATTTTTTTGCGGCACAAAAATTATTTGTCCAATGTCTGGAGCAAAAACCAAGTGACCAATTATTGCTCTTATATATCGAACGCTGTAAAAATTTTATAGCAAATGGCTGTCCGGAAGCGTGGGATGGAGCCACCATTTGTATGGTTAAATAAAATATAGCGTCGGTCAGTTAGGTGGTAACAGTCAAATTTGTCAAGATTGGGTTGTCGAAACAAAGTAATCTATGCGGAGTTTCATCACCTTAAAATTCAACTGTTACCACCTAACTGACTCTAGCTATATTAGAGTAGTAACCAATGATTGAATCAATAATATTATTTAAATGAAAATGACCTTCATTGGTAGTGGAGCTGCTTTTACCAGTAATAATTATCATTCTAATATACTTATTGAGTCTAATGATAAAAAGTTACTTATTGATTGTGGATCTGATGCTAGGTTTGCTTTGCGCGATTTAGGATATTCCTATAAAGATATTGATTCCATATATATAAGTCATATTCATGCTGATCATAGTGGTGGACTTGAATGGCTTGGTTTTTCTCGTAAATTTGATACCTCTTGTACTAAGCCTTATCTTATAGCTCATAAAAATATATTAAATAATCTATGGGAGCATTCCTTATCAGCAGGTATGAAAACTTTAGATACCGAAAGCGCCACTCTTGAAACATATTTTATTCCCCAATATTTAGATCACACAAGATGTTTTCAGTGGGAAAATATTAATTTTGAACTAGTTAAAACCGTGCATGTAAAAAATAATCATCATCTAGTAGATTCTTATGGTTTATTCTTTAAAGCTAATGATCAAAGAATATTCCTTACTACAGATACCAGGATGGCATTCGATCAATTCCTGACATACTATGAACAAAGTAATATTATTTTTCATGATTGTGAGACTCAAAATACTCCGAGCGCTGTGCATGCTCATTATGATGAATTGATTAAATTACCATTAAATATCAAAAGTAAAATGTGGCTATACCATTATAACTCAGGAACATTGCCAAATGCTCAAGATGATGGTTTTTTAGGATTTGTACAGAAAGGGCAAGCATTCCTATTTTAATTATACGTTATTCCTAGACTTCTTAGATGCACGTGTCAGACAGGCTCTAAGGACACATAGAAATGGATGCCGGGTAACTAAAGAATATAAAATGACATAAATTCAGCATAAAATGTACTAGTATTGCTGCAAAAATTCTACCAGTGCTATGATAAGTATAGCCGTAAAATATACCACAAACTGTAGCAAAAATTGCGTATAATGCCCCTCCTTTAATATGTGCCATCCCAAAAAATAATGAAGTTATGATAATTGGTACTATTGCTGGTAAGCGGTACTTGGCCAATAAAGATATAAAGTGGGTTTGAATTATACCACGAAAAAATACTTCTTCTGCAAAACAGACAAAAAATAAATTATTAATAGCCCAGATAATGAGGTACTTCGAGATCTTGAGGTCAATGGTTAAATAATTACCAAACATTGCTGGAGGAATAATTATTAGCAGACAAATACTTAATGGTTTAAAAGATTGCTTAATTGCAATTAGATCCAAAAATTTTTCCTGAAGTAATAATGGACTGGATATATATAAAATCAATGCCATTACTACCTTGTCAAAGTTTAGATACATCGAAAATGGACAAGATATTAAAGAAACACGTATTTTATTTAAAATTAAGAAATTATTAAATCCAGGTAACAAATGCTGAGAAAATAATACGCCATAGCTTATCATCATGGCCAATAGACCCCATTTTATTAACCTTATCTTGTCATGATGATGAAAATACAACCATGTAATAGTAGAGAAACTCATAACCATCATTAATCCAGTAAGAGTAACTATATGAGCATAGAACGCTACGGTATGAGCAACTATAATAAGAAACAATAATATTTTTACGTTTTTGCCGAATAATGATAAAATCACCGCTATTAATAAACAAGCATATGCAACTACCATTATAGCTTCCCCAGTTGAATTATGATACATCAATTTTGCAAGTCTCGGCTGTGCTCACGTAGTAATCTACGCTGCGCAGCCTCGCTTTGAAATTAACGTATCATAATTCAACTGGCTTTGCTATACTATTACCTTTTTATAAGTTCAGCTGCTGTGCCGAAAGAATCAGCAATATGACGAAAACGCGGAATATTAGATAGTTCTACTATGGATAAAAACATATTTATTAATTAATAAATCGATGACAAATACGAATTACTTTTTCGGTATGAGTATCTTCGACTAACACCAGCATTTTAATTTCAGAGATTTGTACTGCAAATATTGCTATTGATTCTTTGCTAATCGCTTCTAACATTGTTTGGATAAATAAATTATCATTTTTAATACCGAATCCTACTATTGATACAGTTGCGATATTTACATCAACAGCAAAATCAATAGTCAGCTTGTGTAATAACAGCTCTAATTTATTCTTATCACTTAATTGTATAATAAAACTATAATTTTCTCCGGCAGTTATATTTATCATTAATTCAATATGAATATTATTTTGTGCCAACTGCGCACAGATTACGCCGAAATCAACTTTAGGGCGGTATATAGTGAGTTTTAATAAATTCTTATTTGAAGTAATGCCGGTGATAGCTTTATGTTCCATTATTTTATCTCTTGCCGTAACTAAGGTGCCGCTAACATTATTAGCAAATGAAGATACTACTCTAATAGGTATATTGTATCTCATTGCTGTTTCGACACAACGAGGATGCAGTACTTTTGCTCCAGATGAAGATAATTCCAGCATAGCTTCAAAAGATATTTCTTTAAGCTTTTTGGCAGCAGGTACAATTCGCGGGTCTGCAGTAAATACTCCTTCAACATCTGTATAAATATCACAACGGTTGGCTTCCATACTTGCAGCAATTAAGCTAGCAGTTGTATCTGATCCTCCCCTACCTAAAGTAGTACATTTAAGCTCGGAGGTCATTCCCTGAAAGCCTGCAACCACCGGAACAATTCCATGTTGTAAGCACTGTTTTAATATATTATTATCGATTAATTCAACTGCAGCATGACCATAATTGTCGTTAGTCAAAATAGGCAATTGCCAAGCCAACACTGATCTTGACTTAATACCTGTAGTCTGTAAACATAATGCTAGTAATGCGGCCGTGACCATTTCACCACTACATAAAGCTGCGTCATATTCAGCCCAGTTAGCTGATGTGTCAAGAGCTGATACTTCACTACATAATGTAATTAATTGATTGGTGACTCCTGCCATTGCCGATACTACCACAATGAGTTGATTACCTTCAGTTAAAGCAGTATGAATTAACTGCGCCACTTTTTTAATTCTGTTAGTATCAGCAACTGATGTTCCTCCAAATTTTTGAACTATTAATTCCATAAAATTTTGTACGCAATGCCTACTATTCTGTTTCAAAATCGCTTAGTTCCAACATAAAATATTCATCAGCTGGCAATTGTTCTTTAGGAAAAAGTACGCTAACTCCAGCACCTAGAGCTTTATAATTTCTGCCTTTAGCAATTACTGTTCTAGTTCCTATAGGAATTTTACCATATAGAGCATGAGAAAAAATCATTGGATAATTAATATCACCAATTCTCATTTGAATTTTCTGTGATTTTGCAACAGTATCATATATCACCTTACCATTTGTCAATTTAGTAATTTTGGCATTAAATATTGCTCTATCACCGCAAATTAATGGTACTCGATAAGCAATTTCATCATCGAAAATTTTAACCTCACCAATTTTGGCAAAGTTATGTGGAAGAATCTCTTTTAGCGCCACGTTAATCTTATAAGTAGCATCCTGCTCTATACCGAGATTCTTGTATCGATCAGCCTGATAGGCGTATTTTGCTGGTATAATTGCATGACGAGTTTGGCCAACCATCATCCCAACTATAACATTATCAAGCCCAGCTATGACTGGTTGAGATCCCAAGGTAAGGGTTTTGGTTTGTTGGTCAATCATGTTATTGCTTAGATCTAGAATCTGATAGTTTACAGTAACAACATGTCCACAAGAAGCTGGACCTATTGTACCTTCACCGAAATCATTGATCTTAAACATTGATTTAATTAAATCAGCATTATTAACTTTAAATCCTTCGATCCCTGCTATTGGTTTGTTAACAGGTTGTAAAATATTTTCAAAAAACAACTTACCTTCTTCGGTTTTTAAAACATTAATTAGCACATTAGATACGGTTTTTTCAAGAAAATTTCCTGTTAGATTCTGGTTCTCTGTTGTTGATGCTGTGGTACTCTGTTGCTGAGTTTTTTCAGCATCCTGACTATCTGACTTATTATTAACTTTCATTTGAAAAATCATATATAAGACAGCGGCGGTAATTATTAAACTTAAAAACTTTTGCATGACTTAAGCCTCTTTGATTCACAGATATTTTGTAACCAGTATATAAAAATATGTACAAAAATATAGATAAAATAGCATGGGTCTAAATAGATCATTAGTTTTTTGGGCATTATTAGAGTCTTTGCTTTCTTTGCTTCTTCATATTTCTAAAATCATCAAATTTCATTAATTATTCTGTTAATATCATTAATAACAATAAGATATCTCTTGTAATTTAATGTATAATATGTTATTGAATATAATAATTAATCGTAAATATTTCTCAATTATTCTATCCGAGGCACTGTATGAGATCGAGCAACAAATTAAAATTCTTAAAGTATTTATTGGTAGCTACTTCTAGCTTAGCAAATTTAAGCGGAGAAGCTTATGCAGCAAATGGAGTTAGCGGAGGTAATTCGTTCCTAGGTAATAATGATTGGGGCTTAGGGCGTGGTTTACAAAATGGCGATAATGTGCGAATAGGTCAACATAATTCTACCCTAAGATACGATGGTGATACCAGAGACTTTACTTCTCAACTTTTTGTAGACGCTCCTAATAATAGAGCTATTCTTAACGTAAAAAACCAAGCTGTAGACTTAGGAAACTTAGATATTAATGGAAAAAATCAAACAACTATCAGATTGCATGCAATAGATCTATCGCATCAAGACATTATTGATAGCTCCGGACAAAATAAAAAAGTTGATATCAATTTTGTGAAGTTTAATTTTTTTGAAAACGACGGCTCTTTTACTGACGCTGCATCTAAATTTACAATTAATGGTAATGATATATCGGCTTTAGGTAATATATACTTTGGTAATGGAGCTAATACAGCCAATGGAATAATCAGATTTAATTCTGCTGTTACATATGAGGGGAGAATTTATAGCAACGCTACTCAAGGTTCTATACAAATTAATAATAATGTAGTTTTTAATAACAAAATTGGCTTTCAACCAAATGACATTAGAGGTACTATTGGTAGTCTATACGTAGAAGATAATAAACGTTTGACTATAAAATCAGATGTTGCAACTGCAGAAATATCTCTCGCTGGTGCTAATGCTCGATTAATTGTTGATTCTACTAATAACAATATAAATATATATGCTGGTATTAATAAAATAATCTATGCAGGAGATAATGAAGGTATTATAGAATTTATGGGCAATAGGAATATTGAGATTACAGATATTATTGGCGATCAAGATAATCGTTTGGCGCAAATTAGTACCGTAGGTAACACTAATATTACTTTTAAAGATGCAGTATTTGCTAAAAATATTGAAGTAAATGATGGAAATGTAATTTTTGAGAAAAACTTGGATATGTTTAGCCGCAATATGCAAAATATCATTATTGATAGAGGAACTTTAAATTTTGCTGGTGATGGTAGTATATCTCTAGGCAGTAGATTTGATGGCGACATTACTACTGCAGTAAATAATACAGGAACTATTAATATAGTCAAGAACACAGATTTTGTTGGTAATATAGGGGTTAATCTACAGAATTTAAAAGATATAGTTTTTAGAGGTGATCATAATTTATCACTAAGCAACAATGATTTATATGTCAATCGTATTAGAACCAAGAATAATAATCAAGGTACATTACAGTTAGCAGGTAATAGACATCTACAAAATCAGATAGCAAAACCTCTGAAACAGTTAAAATACATTCAATTTTCTACTGCAGATGCTAATATTCAATTATCAACTAGTAATATTCATGCTATTAACTTAAGCTTATTAGATGCTGGGCAAACCTTGACAGTTGATGATAATATCAATTTTGCGGGTAAGATAACAGGTCTTGGTACAGTAGATTTTGCTGGTAGAAGTACAGTAGCGCAGATTGGAGAAATAAACGCAAGAGTTGCACGAGTACGTGCAGGTACTGGCAATGTTATCTTTAATCAGCCAATTTATGCAAACATAGTTGAAATTAATGGTAATTCACCAGTACAAATTATTGATCGTACTTTATCAACTAATCATATTTTATTGAATCATCAGAACGCACAAGTTACTGTTGTTAACGGTTTTGCCGCTCCTGTAGCTATTCTAGCAGCTGCACCTGGTCATGGACGCGTAATTTTTGCAGCTAACGGTAATGTTGGT
The genomic region above belongs to Candidatus Trichorickettsia mobilis and contains:
- a CDS encoding adenylate/guanylate cyclase domain-containing protein; its protein translation is MQADYKKSQKKAYIICVDDEKFVLDSLLSQLQNKFKDSYEYEIAESGEEALEIIKDIYEEGNIVALIITDQLMPRMTGDEVLIKIHSLYPKPIKLLLTGQATLESAINAINNANLFSYLRKPWDEEGLLLAVEKGLTQHRLLENLENQVATFRKFVPRQFLEMLLIKEFDNIEPEIVKNLELSILFCDIIGYSTLSELLTPEQIFNLLNRYFNKINPIIEHNQGFIDKFLGDGIIALFKELPQYAVQAGIEILKILDEFNEVIIKEGLQPIVVGIGINTGQVVLGTLGTKDRIDDTAIGDAVNVASRIESLNRIYNTKLLITGDVLSKLPSTEQFKIRFIDKVKVIGKSKITELYEVFDADSLDQQSYKLSIQVHMEKACQLYQSKDFFAAQKLFVQCLEQKPSDQLLLLYIERCKNFIANGCPEAWDGATICMVK
- a CDS encoding IS630 family transposase — encoded protein: MLTELLPKNIDRCNVDIWSQDETRVGQQGSLTRIWAKRGTRPRKVRQQQFISTYIYGAACHDTGESFALILPYANTRAMNKFLEDLSLTTQSNRHIALLMDNAGWHTAKKLTVPSNITLIPLPPYAPELNAMEQVWEWIKNHFLSNQCYGAYEDIVTMACYAWNQLAQNVDLVKSIMYRDWINTPC
- a CDS encoding MBL fold metallo-hydrolase, translated to MTFIGSGAAFTSNNYHSNILIESNDKKLLIDCGSDARFALRDLGYSYKDIDSIYISHIHADHSGGLEWLGFSRKFDTSCTKPYLIAHKNILNNLWEHSLSAGMKTLDTESATLETYFIPQYLDHTRCFQWENINFELVKTVHVKNNHHLVDSYGLFFKANDQRIFLTTDTRMAFDQFLTYYEQSNIIFHDCETQNTPSAVHAHYDELIKLPLNIKSKMWLYHYNSGTLPNAQDDGFLGFVQKGQAFLF
- a CDS encoding helix-turn-helix domain-containing protein; protein product: MPLGFHDHDFIKMMKHEPHGRNRIRLLAMYHLQLGKSFKAISAIVKLHWKTVQSWLRRFRNHGFEGLFESQRSGAPRKINTLQESALFDKINMLSESETGGYITAKELHNMLLEEYGAKCALKTVYNTMHRLGFSWITSRSMHPKSNQETQNTYKKTSQTC
- a CDS encoding FKBP-type peptidyl-prolyl cis-trans isomerase — encoded protein: MQKFLSLIITAAVLYMIFQMKVNNKSDSQDAEKTQQQSTTASTTENQNLTGNFLEKTVSNVLINVLKTEEGKLFFENILQPVNKPIAGIEGFKVNNADLIKSMFKINDFGEGTIGPASCGHVVTVNYQILDLSNNMIDQQTKTLTLGSQPVIAGLDNVIVGMMVGQTRHAIIPAKYAYQADRYKNLGIEQDATYKINVALKEILPHNFAKIGEVKIFDDEIAYRVPLICGDRAIFNAKITKLTNGKVIYDTVAKSQKIQMRIGDINYPMIFSHALYGKIPIGTRTVIAKGRNYKALGAGVSVLFPKEQLPADEYFMLELSDFETE
- a CDS encoding aspartate kinase, whose protein sequence is MELIVQKFGGTSVADTNRIKKVAQLIHTALTEGNQLIVVVSAMAGVTNQLITLCSEVSALDTSANWAEYDAALCSGEMVTAALLALCLQTTGIKSRSVLAWQLPILTNDNYGHAAVELIDNNILKQCLQHGIVPVVAGFQGMTSELKCTTLGRGGSDTTASLIAASMEANRCDIYTDVEGVFTADPRIVPAAKKLKEISFEAMLELSSSGAKVLHPRCVETAMRYNIPIRVVSSFANNVSGTLVTARDKIMEHKAITGITSNKNLLKLTIYRPKVDFGVICAQLAQNNIHIELMINITAGENYSFIIQLSDKNKLELLLHKLTIDFAVDVNIATVSIVGFGIKNDNLFIQTMLEAISKESIAIFAVQISEIKMLVLVEDTHTEKVIRICHRFIN
- a CDS encoding autotransporter outer membrane beta-barrel domain-containing protein gives rise to the protein MRSSNKLKFLKYLLVATSSLANLSGEAYAANGVSGGNSFLGNNDWGLGRGLQNGDNVRIGQHNSTLRYDGDTRDFTSQLFVDAPNNRAILNVKNQAVDLGNLDINGKNQTTIRLHAIDLSHQDIIDSSGQNKKVDINFVKFNFFENDGSFTDAASKFTINGNDISALGNIYFGNGANTANGIIRFNSAVTYEGRIYSNATQGSIQINNNVVFNNKIGFQPNDIRGTIGSLYVEDNKRLTIKSDVATAEISLAGANARLIVDSTNNNINIYAGINKIIYAGDNEGIIEFMGNRNIEITDIIGDQDNRLAQISTVGNTNITFKDAVFAKNIEVNDGNVIFEKNLDMFSRNMQNIIIDRGTLNFAGDGSISLGSRFDGDITTAVNNTGTINIVKNTDFVGNIGVNLQNLKDIVFRGDHNLSLSNNDLYVNRIRTKNNNQGTLQLAGNRHLQNQIAKPLKQLKYIQFSTADANIQLSTSNIHAINLSLLDAGQTLTVDDNINFAGKITGLGTVDFAGRSTVAQIGEINARVARVRAGTGNVIFNQPIYANIVEINGNSPVQIIDRTLSTNHILLNHQNAQVTVVNGFAAPVAILAAAPGHGRVIFAANGNVGAIGQNGTPVGIVEFQNNAQHTLNSDIYSNNIIFDNGVFAPQNQNIQIVVPQGNIINIPAGWQYVQNALITNAKAQQLAQPPVNHNQQPEVVVNLLQELRQNEQNEPQRLELGVNNNRSVQQQELEVVANQPQELVVNEQNQRENRIIDIEQPVPQIRYTQVDAEVQQQRVVQIKESLIQATSTIIDTSSNVVVHQDTATKTLVSQLTAPVIQNHKNVEDTIRQLNSMGVTFSKAEAEIAKLDAPIGTKTSEQQALLYVVGMTALSPDERKTTMNRMEEAVQAQIKVAEQVTETIHHTIDNRMNELNFNQPEIMVSSGVGVAAGDEAKRKLQGVWARGIYGVSKQRPDKGSAGYNGNSAGGTIGGDFELNEKNIVGIAYSNIRSGFKYKQSRAGDKTTGNSHILSLYGAHQLNDNFSLKTMLAAGMSKITTKRFIMDKIATGKVKNKSYSAEASLNYKIIANENLYFMPNVGLRYAHYRDGAYSERGVGVYNVSVAAKSNNTLTAITGINMMMPQKLSEALVVVPSVHVAVESYLLNKKQKVKAKLAWMDSYFENNASLGAKSAKFSYNLGGGIVAKYNNIEVSANYNCNLRKKYQNHQGTVKLKILF
- a CDS encoding ATP-binding protein, with protein sequence MKYKILSHVESFSLLLATLESTADGILVVDNTGKILGYNKRFIDLWHIPPEIEQQENDEPALNYVLSQLVDPVSFVEKVKELYQDLTQESFDTLLFKDGRIFERYSIPQQIEGKIVGRVWSFRDVTEKVKAIRQLEQYKENLEHLVNERTQELVTALDTLKQNQLQLIQSEKMASLGQLITGIAHEVNTPLGAIIAGIGEIEKYCSSSTQVDVEFLNLAESQKTIYRDLCTQILSFNYVGQSTKERRSAAKLISEKLVANGLDLSSTLSKDLASMGFTDQNMDGVLSLLKNPNGNYVIELLKQFGINYLHIKNIKVAGSRISSLVTALRSYSRADAGTITETDICSDIDTTITILHNKLKYGINVITNYQPLPKFLCRAEQLIQVWTNILNNAIYSMKGNGQIIITTSLQENNIIVEFEDDGPGISPELISRIFEPYFTTKPRGEGIGIGLTICQKIIKTHNGQITFTSRPGSTCFKIILPVIASVTT
- a CDS encoding CPBP family intramembrane glutamic endopeptidase — translated: MYHNSTGEAIMVVAYACLLIAVILSLFGKNVKILLFLIIVAHTVAFYAHIVTLTGLMMVMSFSTITWLYFHHHDKIRLIKWGLLAMMISYGVLFSQHLLPGFNNFLILNKIRVSLISCPFSMYLNFDKVVMALILYISSPLLLQEKFLDLIAIKQSFKPLSICLLIIIPPAMFGNYLTIDLKISKYLIIWAINNLFFVCFAEEVFFRGIIQTHFISLLAKYRLPAIVPIIITSLFFGMAHIKGGALYAIFATVCGIFYGYTYHSTGRIFAAILVHFMLNLCHFIFFSYPASISMCP